Proteins co-encoded in one Brassica oleracea var. oleracea cultivar TO1000 chromosome C4, BOL, whole genome shotgun sequence genomic window:
- the LOC106342501 gene encoding importin beta-like SAD2 homolog — protein MSGNLLLNCPMDLSNLAVIIAAAACSPNPDERKATEQSLDQIKHTPQHLIRVLQIVVDGGCDPAVRQAASIHFKNFIAKHWDPHSGDQSKILPSDKNVVRDQILVYVSQLPPILRVQMGECLKTLIYADFPEQWPHLLDWVKHNLQDQQVYGALFVLRIMSSKYEFKSDEDRAPIYRVVEETFPHLLNIFDKLVQIESPSLEVADHIKLICKIFWSCIYLELPRPLFVPNFFNAWMVLFLNILERPVPLEGQPEDPELRKSWGWWKTKKWVAHILNRLYTRFGDLKLQNPENKAFAQMFQTNYAAKILECHLKLLNVIRIGGYLPDRVINLILQYLSNSIPKNSMYTLLQPHLDVLLFEIIFPLMCFNDDDQVLWDEDPHEYVRKGYDIIEDLYSPRTASMDFVTELVRKRGKDNFPKFIQFIVGIFKRYGEAPLEQKPYRQKDGALLAVGTLCDKLRQTEPYKSELENMLVQHVFPEFSSPAGHLRAKAAWVAGQYANINFSDQTNFSKALHCVISGMRDPELPVRVDSVFALRSFIDACKNLDEIRPVLPQLLDEFFKLMNEVENEDLAFTLETIVYKFGEEISPYALGLCQNLASAFWKCVDTDNGDDEADDTGALAAVGCLRAISTILESISSLPHLYGQIEPYLLPIMRKMLTTDGQDVFEEVLEIVSYITTFSPTISLDMWSLWPLIMEALVDWAIDFFPNILVPLHNYISRGTEHYLTCKQPDYQQSLWSVISSLMANKNIDDSDLEPAPKLLGIVLQTCKGHVDQCVEPYLRITLDRLRGAEKSSFKCLLIEVVANAFYYNAPLTLGILQRLGFATDILTIWLHMLQEKKKNGAHANFKGEHDKKVCILGLTSILSLPAGQLPGEVLPHVFRALLELLVGYKDQLAEAAKAEEEEDEEDGDDDNMDDFETDDEDDEENPDETDESKLRKLAAQAKDFRSYSDDDDEFSEDDYSDEELDSPIDEVDPFILFMDAVTAMQATDSLRFQSLRQTLDPHYEGLANNIAQHTEQRRAEILKEQLEKQASTTVLS, from the exons ATGTCGGGGAACCTGTTGCTGAATTGCCCGATGGATCTGTCTAACCTCGCAGTAATCATTGCTGCGGCTGCTTGCAGTCCCAATCCCGACGAGCGTAAAGCTACTGAGCAGAGTCTTGATCAG ATTAAGCACACTCCGCAGCATTTGATAAGAGTTTTGCAAATTGTTGTTGACGGTGGATGTGACCCTGCTGTGCGCCAAGCTGCGAGTATCCATTTCAAGAACTTCATCGCTAAGCACTGGGATCCTCATTCTG GTGATCAGAGCAAGATCTTGCCAAGTGATAAGAATGTTGTCAGGGACCAGATTCTTGTTTATGTCTCTCAACTTCCACCTATTTTGAG AGTTCAAATGGGAGAGTGTTTGAAGACATTGATTTACGCTGACTTTCCTGAGCAATGGCCCCATCTCCTGGACTGGGTGAAGCATAACTTGCAAGATCAACAAGTTTATGGAGCCTTGTTTGTGTTGCGGATTATGTCTTCAAAATACGA GTTCAAGTCAGATGAAGACAGAGCACCCATTTACCGGGTAGTCGAAGAGACGTTTCCACATCTCTTGAATATATTCGACAAGCTCGTCCAAATTGAAAGTCCTTCTCTTGAAGTTGCAGACCATATCAAGCTTATTTGCAAGATATTCTGGTCATGCATTTAT CTAGAGCTTCCGAGACCATTGTTTGTTCCAAACTTTTTTAATGCTTGGATGGTTCTGTTCCTAAACATTTTGGAACGTCCTGTTCCCTTAGAAGGCCAACCTGAAGACCCTGAGCTTAGAAAATCATGGGGATGGTGGAAGACCAAGAAATGGGTTGCTCACATTTTAAACAGGCTGTACACTCG GTTTGGAGATCTGAAACTTCAGAATCCAGAAAATAAAGCCTTCGCCCAAATGTTTCAGACGAACTACGCTGCCAAGATACTGGAGTGCCACTTGAAATTGTTGAATGTCATTCGTATCGGTGGATATCTTCCTGATAGAGTCATCAACCTAATTCTTCAATATCTAAGCAACAG TATCCCGAAGAATAGCATGTACACCTTACTGCAGCCCCACCTTGATGTTCTACTATTTGAGATCATTTTCCCTCTAATGTGCTTCAATGATGATGATCAAGTACTCTGGGATGAAGACCCGCATGAGTATGTGAGGAAGGGTTATG ATATAATTGAAGATCTGTACAGTCCCAGGACTGCATCTATGGACTTCGTGACTGAGCTGGTCAGAAAGCGTGGAAAAGACAACTTCCCAAAGTTTATACAGTTCATTGTGGGCATTTTTAAGAG ATATGGTGAAGCACCTCTAGAACAAAAGCCCTATCGTCAAAAGGATGGTGCTCTGCTTGCTGTTGGGACACTCTGTGATAAACTTAGGCAGACCGAACCCTACAAATCGGAGCTGGAGAATATGTTAGTGCAACATGTTTTTCCTGAATTCAGCAGCCCAGCTGGTCATCTTAGAGCCAAG GCTGCGTGGGTTGCAGGGCAGTACGCGAACATTAATTTTTCAGACCAAACCAACTTTTCCAAGGCACTGCATTGTGTTATCTCCGGAATGCGTGATCCAGAACTTCCTGTTCGGGTGGACTCAGTCTTTGCTTTGCGTTCATTCATTGACGCCTGCAAAA ATTTAGATGAGATCCGTCCAGTTTTGCCTCAACTTCTTGACG AATTTTTCAAGCTAATGAATGAAGTTGAAAACGAAGATCTTGCATTTACTTTAGAGACTATCGTGTATAAGTTTGGAGAGGAGATTTCTCCTTATGCTTTGGGTTTGTGCCAGAACTTG GCCAGTGCATTCTGGAAGTGTGTCGATACTGACAACGGTGATGATGAAGCTGATGATACTGGTGCGTTGGCTGCTGTGGGATGTCTCCGTGCCATCAGTACAATTCTTGAATCTATCAGTAGTCTCCCTCATCTCTATGGTCAGATTGAACCATACTTGTTGCCAATAATGCGTAAAATGCTGACAACTGATGGTCAAG ATGTGTTCGAGGAGGTCCTTGAGATCGTCTCGTACATTACTACTTTTTCACCCACGATATCGTTGGACATGTGGAGTTTATGGCCTTTAATAATGGAAGCACTCGTGGATTGGGCTATTGACTTCTTCCCAA ACATATTGGTCCCTCTGCACAACTACATATCCCGGGGGACTGAGCATTATCTCACTTGCAAGCAACCAGATTACCAACAAAGTCTTTGGAGTGTGATTTCTTCG CTTATGGCAAACAAGAATATTGATGATAGTGACCTTGAGCCAGCTCCGAAGCTATTAGGGATCGTGCTTCAGACCTGTAAGGGCCATGTGGACCAATGTGTGGAGCCTTACTTGAGAATCACATTAGATCGGCTACGAGGTGCTGAAAAATCTTCCTTTAAATGTCTTCTGATTGAAGTG GTTGCAAATGCCTTCTACTACAATGCCCCTTTGACACTGGGCATATTGCAACGCTTGGGTTTCGCAACCGATATTTTGACTATATGGCTCCACATGCTGCAAGAAAAGAAGAAGAATGGTGCACATGCTAACTTCAAGGG AGAGCATGATAAGAAAGTTTGCATCTTGGGTTTGACGTCAATTCTCAGTCTTCCTGCTGGTCAATTACCCGGAGAAGTCTTGCCACATGTATTCAGGGCTCTTCTTGAGCTTTTAGTGGGATACAAGGATCAACTTGCTG AAGCTGCAAAGGCAGAAGAGGAAGAAGATGAAGAAGATGGTGATGACGACAACATGGATGACTTTGAGACAGATGATGAAGATGATGAGGAGAATCCAGATGAAACTGATGAAAGTAAACTCCGCAAGCTAGCAGCACAG GCAAAGGACTTCCGCTCTTACAGCGATGATGATGATGAGTTTTCAGAGGATGATTATAGCGATGAGGAATTAGACTCTCCAATTGATGAAGTGGATCCTTTCATACTCTTCATGGATGCTGTCACAG CAATGCAAGCAACGGACTCGCTCAGGTTCCAAAGCCTTAGGCAGACACTAGACCCGCACTACGAAGGGCTCGCAAACAATATCGCTCAGCACACGGAGCAGAGAAGAGCTGAGATACTAAAGGAGCAACTTGAAAAGCAAGCATCCACAACAGTTCTTTCCTGA